Sequence from the Fusobacterium periodonticum 1_1_41FAA genome:
AAAAGTAAAAATAAGAAAAGATACTGATTTTTAAAAAATAATTTCAGTATCTTTTTATTTTGTAAATTTTTCGAACTTTTTATAAAAAAAGTAAAAATCTATTGATTTTATATAGTAAAAAATAAAAAAATATGTTATTATAGATGAAATACAAGTTTTTAAATTAGTTTAAGTTAGGTGGTGAAAAATGAAAAGAGAATGTGGAGTTTTATTAGCAATTAGTTCTCTTCCAAGTGCTTATGGAATCGGAGATTTTGGGAAAGAAGCATATCGTTTTGTTGATTTCTTAGAAGCTTCAGGGCAAAGCTTGTGGCAAATATTACCACTATGTCCTGTTGAATACGGAAACTCTCCTTATCAATCACCTTCTACTTTTGCAGGTAATTTTTTATATTTAGATTTAGAAGATTTAGTTGACAACGAATATTTAACACAAGGGGATATTGATGTTTTAAAAAGTGAAGTATCCTCTGTTGATTATGAATATATAAAAAGCCAGAAAGAGTCTTTATTGAAAAAGGCCTCTCAGGCTTTTTTTTACAAAAACACAGAAGAAAGTGAATTTAAGAAATTTCAAAGTGAAAATCAATTTTGGTTAGAAGACTATGCTCTTTTTCTATCTTTAAATAAAAAATTTAAGGGTAAAATGTGGAACACTTGGGATAAAGGCTATAAGTTTAGAGAAAGAAAATCTATAGAAGAAGCAAAAAAAGAATTTGAAGAAGAATATAAATATGAAAGTTTTATTCAGTATTATTTCTATAAACAATGGAAAAAGTTAAAAGATTATGCCAATAGTAAAGGAATAAAAATTATAGGAGATTTACCTATATATGTTGCTAGCAATAGTGCAGATACTTGGCAACATCCAAAACTATTCTGCTTTGATAAGCATCTAAAGATAAAAGCAATGGCAGGTTGTCCACCAGATTATTTTTCTAAAAAAGGACAATTATGGGGAAATGTTCTCTATGATTGGGAAGCTATGAAAAAAGATAACTATTCTTGGTGGGAGCAAAGAATAAAACATAGTTTTTTACTTTATGACATTCTAAGATTAGATCATTTTAGAGGCTTTGCTTCTTATTGGGCTATTCGTTATGGAGAAAAAACCGCTATCAATGGAAGATGGGAAATAGGTCCAAGAATACAATTTTTTAGAGATTTGGAAAGAAAAGTTAAAAATATAGATATTATAGCAGAGGACTTAGGAACATTAACAGCAGATGTATTTAAACTTTTAAGACAAACGAACTATCCAAATATGAAAGTACTGCAATTTGGTTTAACAGAATGGGATAATATGTACAATCCTAAAAATTATACTGAAAACTCAGTAGCTTATACAGGTACTCATGATAATATGTCTATGGTGGAATGGTATTCTACTTTGAATAAAAATGAAAAATTTATCTGTGATGAAAATTTAAAAAATTTTTTAAACAACTATAACACAAATATATGGGAGCCTATTCAATGGAGAGCAATAGAAGCTCTATATGCTTCAAAATCAAATAGGGTTATAGTACCTTTACAAGATATATTAGGTTTGGGAGCAGATTCAAGAATGAATACTCCATCAACAGTTGGAGATAACTGGGTATGGAGAGTCTATTGGGAATATAGACATGGTGATTTAGAAAATAAATTATATAATTTAGCAAAAAGGTATCAAAGAATTTAGAAAAGGGGAAAAAATGGAATTTAATAAGGAAAAATGGAAGAAAAAGTTGGAAGAAAAGTTATTAGAAAGATTTTCTGTGAGTTTAAAAGATGCTAGTTCTTTTGAAGTATACAGAGCTTTAGGAGAAACTGTTATAAGTTTTATAGCTAGAGATTGGTATGAGACAAAAGAGAAATACTCTAAGACAAAACAAGCATTTTATTTATCTTCTGAATTTTTAATGGGAAGAGCTCTAGGAAATAACCTAATCAACTTAGGAATAGATAAAGAAGTAAGAGAATTCTTAGAAGAAATAGGAATTGACTATAATCAAGTTGAGGATGAAGAAGAAGATCCAGCATTAGGAAATGGTGGTCTAGGAAGACTAGCAGCTTGCTTTATGGACTCATTGGCAACTTTAAACTTAGCTGGACAAGGTTATAGTATAAGATATAGAAATGGTATTTTTAACCAATATTTAAGAGATGGTTATCAAGTTGAAAAACCTGAAACATGGCTAAAATATGGTGATGTTTGGTCTATCATGAGACCAGAAGATGAGGTAATAGTAAACTTTGGTAATGGTTCAGTAAGAGCACTACCTTATGATATGCCGATAATAGGTTATGGAACTAAGAATGTAAATACACTTAGATTATGGGAAGCTCATTCAATAAATGACTTAGATTTAGGAGTATTCAATCAACAAGATTATCTACATGCTACACAAGATAAAACACTAGCTGAAGATATTTCTCGTGTTCTATACCCTAATGACTCAACTGAT
This genomic interval carries:
- the malQ gene encoding 4-alpha-glucanotransferase, whose amino-acid sequence is MKRECGVLLAISSLPSAYGIGDFGKEAYRFVDFLEASGQSLWQILPLCPVEYGNSPYQSPSTFAGNFLYLDLEDLVDNEYLTQGDIDVLKSEVSSVDYEYIKSQKESLLKKASQAFFYKNTEESEFKKFQSENQFWLEDYALFLSLNKKFKGKMWNTWDKGYKFRERKSIEEAKKEFEEEYKYESFIQYYFYKQWKKLKDYANSKGIKIIGDLPIYVASNSADTWQHPKLFCFDKHLKIKAMAGCPPDYFSKKGQLWGNVLYDWEAMKKDNYSWWEQRIKHSFLLYDILRLDHFRGFASYWAIRYGEKTAINGRWEIGPRIQFFRDLERKVKNIDIIAEDLGTLTADVFKLLRQTNYPNMKVLQFGLTEWDNMYNPKNYTENSVAYTGTHDNMSMVEWYSTLNKNEKFICDENLKNFLNNYNTNIWEPIQWRAIEALYASKSNRVIVPLQDILGLGADSRMNTPSTVGDNWVWRVYWEYRHGDLENKLYNLAKRYQRI